Genomic DNA from Caldicellulosiruptoraceae bacterium PP1:
TATTAAAAATTATAACTAAGGTTAAATCGATTGGTATTAAAGGAACATATAGTTTAATTAAAAATAAAATTAACTCTAATTACACTCCAATAGAATATGATTCTTTATTATGTGAGGCTGATATATCTAATAAAATAAAATATTTATTAGATAAATCAATAAAATTTAATATTGAAATTAATGAAAATAATTTTAATAGAATTGATATTTTTACAAATAAAAAAATTAATTATGGTATATCAATTATGTTAAAAATAAAAGATATTAATACAAATAAATTAATAAGAAAAGTTACTGTTAAGGATATAGATATAAAGGATGATGATTATACTATTTTTCAATTTGAACCAATTAAAGATTCTTCTAATAAAAAATATGAAATAACTATAGAAAATATAGGTCAAAAAGGAATCTATGTTTTTATTGATGAAAAGTATAATATATCAGACTATAATATAACTAGCGTAAATTTAATAAAAAGTAGAATATATATAAAAAAGTTTTTTGATAATATTTGTGAAGCATGGATTGACAAAAATGAACCAAAAGAAAAAGATTTAATTACACAAAGAAATACAAAGTTTATGATTGAACCTAAAATTAGCATTGTTGTACCAACATATAATACACCGAAGGAATTTTTAGTTGATATGATAGAATCTGTTCTAGACCAAACTTATAAAAATTGGGAATTATGTATAGCTGATGGTGGAAGCAAAAATAATACAAGAGATATATTAAAAGAATATGCTTTAAGAGATAGTAGAATTAAAGTAAAATTATTAGAAGGAAATAAAGGTATTGCTGGAAATTCTAATGAAGCGTTAAGCTTAGCAACGGGTGAATATATTGCTTTACTTGATCATGATGATCTATTACCACCTTTTGCATTGTTTGAAGTAGTAAAAGTTATTAATGAAAAGCCTAATGTTGATTTTATATATTCTGATGAAGATAAGATAACAGAAGATGGAAAAAAGAGATTTGATCCTCATTTTAAGCCAGATTGGAGTCCTTTTACATTAAGAAGCTACAACTATATTACACATTTAAGTGTAGTTAAAACAAGTTTAATTAAAAAAATAGGTGGTTTTAGAGAAGGTTATGATGGTAGTCAAGATTATGATTTGATATTAAGAGCCACTGAAATTTCCAAAGAAATATTCCATGTTCCTAAAATTCTATATCATTGGAGGATTTCAAATAATTCTACAGCATTAAAACCTGAAACAAAGCTATATGCATATGAATCAGCAAAAAAGGCATTAAGCGATCATTTGGAAAGATTAGATATTAATGGGTATGTAGAAAACGGACCAGTATATGGGAGATATAATATAAGATATAAATATGAAAAAGAACCTTTTGTATCAATTATTATTCCAAATAAAGATAATATTAAATATCTTGAACCATGTATTAATTCAATAATAAATTTAACAACATATAAAAATTATGAAATAATTATTTGTGAAAATAATAGTAATGAAAACAAAACTTTTGAATATTATAATAATTTATCTTCAAAATATAATAATATAAAAATTATTCAATATAAATCTAAATTTAATTATTCGTTAGTGAATAACTTTGCGGTTAAATATTCAAACGGGGATATTTTATTATTTTTAAATAATGATATTAAAGTGATTTCTGATGATTGGTTAAGTAATATGATTGAGATAATAATGATGAAAGATGTAGGTATTGTAGGAGCAAAATTGTTGTATTATGATAATACAATTCAACATATTGGTGTAGTAATAGGAATGGGAGGTGTAGCAGGTCATATTGGTAGATTAAAAAATAAATATTATTCTGGACATTTAGGTAATTTTCTTGTAACAAGAAATGTTAGTGCAGTAACAGGAGCATGCCTAATGATAAGAAAAGAAGTTTTTAATGAAGTCAATGGATTTGATGAAAGATTTGAAGTAGCATTTAATGATATAGACTTATGTTTGAAAGTAAGAGAAAAAGGTTATCAGGTTGTATTAACACCATATGCGGAGCTTTATCATTATGAATCAAAAACACGAGGTTATGAAGATACTATAGAAAAGCAACTTAGGTTTAAGAAAGAGATAGATTTATTTACTCAAAAATGGTATAAGGTACTAAAAGAAGGAGATCCTTATTTTAATAAAAACTTTGACCTTAATTATGAAGATTATGTAATAAAAATATAGTTATATAAAGGATTGAATAATTTTTATGTGTATTAGTTATATAAGATTAGGGTGATAAAAATAATTACAATTATTATTCCAAATTATAATGGATATAAATATTTAAATTCTTGCCTAAATTCACTATTAAATCAAACAAATAATAACTATAGTATAATAATTATTGACAATAATTCGAATGATAAAAGTATTGATATAATTAATTCTTTTAAAAAAAATAAATTAAATATTGAAATATTAAAACTAGATAAAAATTATGGATTTTCAGTTGCTGTTAATAATGGAATCAAGATGAGTGATGTAGAATATGTGATTGCACTTAATAATGATACAATTTTAGATAAGGACTTTGTTAAAAATATTTTGCATTACGTAAGAAATAAATCTAGTATATTTTCTTATTCTTTAAAAATGATACAGAATAATAATCCTTGTATAATTGATGATGCAGGAGACTATTATACAATACTTGGTTGGCATTATAAAAGAGGAAATGGGCTGCCTAAAGAAAAATATGATAAACCTTACGAAATTATCTCATCATGTGGTGGAGCAGCAATATATAATAAAAAGATTCTTGATGAAATAGGCTATTTTGACGAAGATTTTTTTGCATATCTTGAGGATGTTGATTTAGGTTTAAGAGCATTAATGAGGGGATATAAAAATTTTTATTGTCCAGATGCTGAGGTTCTTCATATAGGTAGTGCTACAACAGGTAGTAAGTATAATGAATTTAAAGTTAGACTAACTTCAAGAAACTCAATATATGTATTATATAAAAATATGCCATTATTTCATTTTATTATCAATTTTCCTTTTATTTTCTTGGGATACCTAATAAAACTTATATTTTTTACAAAGAAAGGATTTGGAAAAGTTTATATCAATGGCATTAAAGAAGGCTTGACAACATTATATAAATTTAAGCATAAAAGAAAAGAAAATATGAAAAAAAAGAAAATTTCAAATATAAAACTTGAATGGTATTTAGTTAAATCAACTGCTATTTTTATTTATGAGAATTTGCTTAGAATATATATAAAATTTTTTGGGAAGTGATAACAATGTTTCTTATTACCGGTGCGAAAGGGCAGCTTGGGCAAGAGGTTATTAGACAATTTGATGGGAAATATAAATACATAGGTATAGACATTGACCAGCTGGATATTACAGACAACAAAAAAACAATTGAGCTTATTAATGAAATAAAACCCACCCACATTATCCACTGTGCTGCATATACAAATGTAGACAAGTGTGAAGATGAAATTGATTTAGCATTTAAAGTAAATGCAATTGGGACAAGGAACTTAGCAATTACAGCCGAAAAGGTTAACGCAAAACTAATTTATATCTCTACAGATTATGTTTTTGATGGTGAAAAACAAACACCATATAATGAATTTGATGTGCCACATCCACAAAGCATTTATGGTAAATCAAAATTGGCTGGAGAAAACTTTGTAAAGGAATTTTGTAATAGATACTTTATTTTAAGAATAGCGTGGCTTTATGGTATAGAAGGCAATAACTTTGTAAAAACCATAATTAGATTAGCAAAAGAAAAGGGGAAATTAGAGGTTGTTGATGACCAAAAGGGTAACCCAACATTTACAAGAGATGTTGCCAAAATCATAGAATTATTGATGGAAACCGAAAAGTATGGTATATACCATGTCACCAATGAAGGGACAACATCTTGGTATGGCTTTACTCAAAAGATATTAAAAGAATTTAATATAGACTGTGATTTGCAGCCAACTACATCTGATAAATTTGTTCGTCCAGCTAAAAGACCTAAAAACTCAAGCCTTGATAAAATGATGTTAAGGTTAGAGTTAAGCTTAAAAATGAGGTATTGGGAAGAGGCATTTGAGGAGTTTGCTTCTGAAATGAAAGGAAGATTATAATTAAATGGATCTATCAATTATCATTGTAAATTACAATACAATTAATCTTTTAAGAGATACTTTAAAATCTATATTTGAAAATCCCCCAAAAAAGTATTCTTTTGAAGTTATTGTTGTTGATAATAACTCTCAAGATAAAAGTCCTGACATGGTTGAAAATGAATTTAAAAATGCTCTACTAATCAGAAATAAAAGCAATGATGGCTTTTCGGTTGCTAATAATATTGGAATCAAAAAAGCACAAGGAAAGTACATATTATTGCTAAACTCTGATACGCAGATTCTAAAAGATACATTAGATAAATGCCTTGATTTTATGGAACAAGAAAATAATAAAAAGATAGGAATACTTGGCTGTAAAGTACTATTAACAAATGGAAAACTTGATATTGCTTGCCGAAGGGGTTTTCCAACTCCTAAGAATTCATTTTTTAAAATATTTGGTTTATCAAAACTTTTTCCAAAAAACAGGTTTTTTGCAGGGTATAATCTTACTTATCTTGATGAAAATAAGTCATATGAGGTTGACTCTGTAGTTGGAGCATTTATGCTTATTCGAAAAGAGGTAATAGAAGAAATAGGGCTATTAGATGAAGATTTCTTTATGTTTGGTGAGGATATTGATTACTGTTTTAGAGCGAAGAAAAACAACTGGAAGGTTTACTACTTTGCAGATGCAGTTATTTATCACCATAAAAAAGGCTCTGGTAGGACAAATCCTAAAGTAATTTCGGCATTTTATGATTCTATGTGGATATTTTATAAAAAGCATTACATTGACGAATATCCAAAAACAGTTGCAGTTTTAATATATATAGCAGTAAAAAGCATAAAGTATCTAAAGCTTTTATCTGCAAAGTTGAAAAGCAAAAGGAAAGGGAAATAACAATGCATAATATAAAAAAGTTATATATTAACATTATTAAACTTATTGATATTATATTTGCTTTCCTTTCTTTTTTTATTGCCTGGTATATAAAATTTGAAAGCAATCTATTTCCTAAAACTGGACACTTGGATATAAGCAGTTATTTATTAATAATTGCAATATATATACCATTTTTTTTATTTTTATCTTCAAATACACAACAATATTTAAAAAAAATAAATATCTTTCAAGAAATATACTTAGTTCTACGTGCTAATTTCTTCTCAATTATTTTTGTTGTAGTTTTCTTCTATGTTGTAAAACAAATTGACTATTCGAGAATATTCTTATTAATTTTTGTATCCATAAATATTCTGTTTAATATTATTACAAGACTTCTTTCAGGTTATTTAGTTCAGGCAACAAATAGGGTAGTAAAAAGCGAAAATATATTATTTATTGGTAAGAATAATCTATCAAAGGGTCTACATAAGAAATTTCAAACTACATCTTACAAAAACTATAAAATAATAGGCTATATTGATGATTACAAAACCGATTTTGATATATTAGGGAAAACTTCTGATTTAGAAAAAATAATAAAAAATAATACTGTTGATGAAATTATCATTTCAATACCATTAGAAGAATACCATAAACTTGATAAAATTATTGATATTTGTGAAAAATATGGAGTAAGGACATATATAATTCCAGATTATTTAAAATATATACCTTCAAAAGCACAGATAGAAGCTATTGATGATATACCTTTAATAAATGTGAGGTATTCTCCTTTAGATGAATGGACAAATAGGTTTATAAAAAGAAGCTTTGATATTATTGTATCATTGCTTGGGCTTATTATATGTTTGCCTATCTTTTTAATTATAGCCATAATGATAAAATTAACATCAAAAGGACCAATAATATTTACACAAGAAAGGGTAGGCTATAACAGAAGAATTTTTAAAATGCATAAATTTAGAACAATGAAAGTTCAAAAGCCAGATGAAGAAAAGAATAAATGGACTACAAAAGATGATCCAAGAAGAACACCAATAGGTAAGATTTTGCGAAAGCTATCACTCGATGAACTACCTCAACTTTGGGATGTGTTAATTGGTAATATGAGCTTAGTAGGCCCAAGACCAGAAAGACCACAATTTGTTGAAAAGTTTAAGGAAGAGATACCTAAATATATGATAAAACATAGAGTTCGCCCGGGAATAACTGGTCTTGCACAGGTTCATGGTTTACGAGGAGATACTTCAATTGAGGAAAGGATAAAATATGATATAGAATATATAGAAAACTGGACATTCTCACTTGATATTAAAATATTATTTGCAACGATCTTTAAAGGTAAATTTATGGAGAATGCATATTGATTTTTTAAAAACAAAATTGCATTGTATACATTATTTTATGGGAAAAAATAAGAGATATAACATAAATAATATGAAAATGTTATAAAGTCAAATTTTAATAAGGAGAAAATATAAAATGCTAAGATATAGCATAAGGAAAAATGAAAAATGGTTAATTGAATATATTGAAGGTTTAAAAAATTTAATGGGCGATAGATTATCTTTAATAATATTGTATGGATCTTATGCACGCGGAGATTGGGATGAAGAATCAGATGTAGATATATTAATTGTAATTGATGATGATATAAATAAT
This window encodes:
- a CDS encoding glycosyltransferase family 2 protein, giving the protein MDLSIIIVNYNTINLLRDTLKSIFENPPKKYSFEVIVVDNNSQDKSPDMVENEFKNALLIRNKSNDGFSVANNIGIKKAQGKYILLLNSDTQILKDTLDKCLDFMEQENNKKIGILGCKVLLTNGKLDIACRRGFPTPKNSFFKIFGLSKLFPKNRFFAGYNLTYLDENKSYEVDSVVGAFMLIRKEVIEEIGLLDEDFFMFGEDIDYCFRAKKNNWKVYYFADAVIYHHKKGSGRTNPKVISAFYDSMWIFYKKHYIDEYPKTVAVLIYIAVKSIKYLKLLSAKLKSKRKGK
- a CDS encoding glycosyltransferase family 2 protein, coding for MIKIITIIIPNYNGYKYLNSCLNSLLNQTNNNYSIIIIDNNSNDKSIDIINSFKKNKLNIEILKLDKNYGFSVAVNNGIKMSDVEYVIALNNDTILDKDFVKNILHYVRNKSSIFSYSLKMIQNNNPCIIDDAGDYYTILGWHYKRGNGLPKEKYDKPYEIISSCGGAAIYNKKILDEIGYFDEDFFAYLEDVDLGLRALMRGYKNFYCPDAEVLHIGSATTGSKYNEFKVRLTSRNSIYVLYKNMPLFHFIINFPFIFLGYLIKLIFFTKKGFGKVYINGIKEGLTTLYKFKHKRKENMKKKKISNIKLEWYLVKSTAIFIYENLLRIYIKFFGK
- a CDS encoding undecaprenyl-phosphate glucose phosphotransferase gives rise to the protein MHNIKKLYINIIKLIDIIFAFLSFFIAWYIKFESNLFPKTGHLDISSYLLIIAIYIPFFLFLSSNTQQYLKKINIFQEIYLVLRANFFSIIFVVVFFYVVKQIDYSRIFLLIFVSINILFNIITRLLSGYLVQATNRVVKSENILFIGKNNLSKGLHKKFQTTSYKNYKIIGYIDDYKTDFDILGKTSDLEKIIKNNTVDEIIISIPLEEYHKLDKIIDICEKYGVRTYIIPDYLKYIPSKAQIEAIDDIPLINVRYSPLDEWTNRFIKRSFDIIVSLLGLIICLPIFLIIAIMIKLTSKGPIIFTQERVGYNRRIFKMHKFRTMKVQKPDEEKNKWTTKDDPRRTPIGKILRKLSLDELPQLWDVLIGNMSLVGPRPERPQFVEKFKEEIPKYMIKHRVRPGITGLAQVHGLRGDTSIEERIKYDIEYIENWTFSLDIKILFATIFKGKFMENAY
- the rfbD gene encoding dTDP-4-dehydrorhamnose reductase; translation: MFLITGAKGQLGQEVIRQFDGKYKYIGIDIDQLDITDNKKTIELINEIKPTHIIHCAAYTNVDKCEDEIDLAFKVNAIGTRNLAITAEKVNAKLIYISTDYVFDGEKQTPYNEFDVPHPQSIYGKSKLAGENFVKEFCNRYFILRIAWLYGIEGNNFVKTIIRLAKEKGKLEVVDDQKGNPTFTRDVAKIIELLMETEKYGIYHVTNEGTTSWYGFTQKILKEFNIDCDLQPTTSDKFVRPAKRPKNSSLDKMMLRLELSLKMRYWEEAFEEFASEMKGRL
- a CDS encoding nucleotidyltransferase domain-containing protein is translated as MLRYSIRKNEKWLIEYIEGLKNLMGDRLSLIILYGSYARGDWDEESDVDILIVIDDDINNLQLYKQKIVRLESEIILRYGVLISSIITLKSTYTSKVNFIPLYININKEGKLLYG
- a CDS encoding glycosyltransferase; amino-acid sequence: MSSDIYNDKYYNNYFNGNPYDRNFETIMKFFGDIADYIIKTFNPKRTLDVGCAKGLLVECLRDRGVEAYGFDISEYAISQVREDLKPFVWVQSAHEPIKEKYDLITCIEVLEHIPNEYVDQVIKNITNCTNIIIISSTSSAFDDPTHINIKTNIEWINLFAKYGFVLDYRYNTTEIISKDSFVLCRSEIYNSKLVEENMFIKEKNKQLGYLMTQLQEELNKIYRSKGWKLLLYIYKTKEKIYKIFHKAIKLSRIMHKLVKLFNIVNILKIITKVKSIGIKGTYSLIKNKINSNYTPIEYDSLLCEADISNKIKYLLDKSIKFNIEINENNFNRIDIFTNKKINYGISIMLKIKDINTNKLIRKVTVKDIDIKDDDYTIFQFEPIKDSSNKKYEITIENIGQKGIYVFIDEKYNISDYNITSVNLIKSRIYIKKFFDNICEAWIDKNEPKEKDLITQRNTKFMIEPKISIVVPTYNTPKEFLVDMIESVLDQTYKNWELCIADGGSKNNTRDILKEYALRDSRIKVKLLEGNKGIAGNSNEALSLATGEYIALLDHDDLLPPFALFEVVKVINEKPNVDFIYSDEDKITEDGKKRFDPHFKPDWSPFTLRSYNYITHLSVVKTSLIKKIGGFREGYDGSQDYDLILRATEISKEIFHVPKILYHWRISNNSTALKPETKLYAYESAKKALSDHLERLDINGYVENGPVYGRYNIRYKYEKEPFVSIIIPNKDNIKYLEPCINSIINLTTYKNYEIIICENNSNENKTFEYYNNLSSKYNNIKIIQYKSKFNYSLVNNFAVKYSNGDILLFLNNDIKVISDDWLSNMIEIIMMKDVGIVGAKLLYYDNTIQHIGVVIGMGGVAGHIGRLKNKYYSGHLGNFLVTRNVSAVTGACLMIRKEVFNEVNGFDERFEVAFNDIDLCLKVREKGYQVVLTPYAELYHYESKTRGYEDTIEKQLRFKKEIDLFTQKWYKVLKEGDPYFNKNFDLNYEDYVIKI